In a single window of the Sulfurimonas sp. hsl 1-7 genome:
- a CDS encoding DNA alkylation repair protein, translating into MFEQISSELQHYIDKTYQKSYKGFFKTKKGEYSAEDIFLGIRVPELRKSVRKYFQTLSFEDIKKFLYSPYHEYRLFALLVLVAKYQHKNSSVKTQQQIYNFYVENIGQVNNWDLVDVTTSHIIGDYLFDKDKSPLYNFANSDNLWQKRVAIVSTFYFIKRGAYEDTLKIADILLDDTHDLIHKAVGWAIRNVGNEDMQVMIKYLQPRYKTMPRTTLRYAIEKLDKEIQQKYLKGLI; encoded by the coding sequence TTTTTTCAAAACTAAAAAAGGTGAATATAGTGCTGAGGATATTTTCTTGGGCATTAGAGTCCCAGAACTTCGCAAATCTGTGAGAAAGTACTTTCAAACACTTTCATTTGAAGATATAAAAAAATTTTTGTATTCCCCCTATCATGAGTACAGACTTTTTGCTCTTTTGGTTTTAGTTGCCAAGTATCAACACAAAAACAGTTCAGTCAAAACACAACAACAGATCTATAACTTTTATGTCGAAAATATTGGGCAAGTTAACAATTGGGATTTGGTTGATGTTACAACTTCACACATCATCGGGGATTATCTTTTTGATAAAGACAAATCACCTCTTTACAATTTTGCAAATTCAGATAATCTCTGGCAAAAAAGAGTTGCTATCGTCAGTACCTTTTATTTTATCAAACGGGGTGCTTATGAAGATACATTGAAAATTGCAGATATACTTTTAGACGATACTCACGATCTCATCCATAAAGCAGTCGGCTGGGCTATTAGAAATGTTGGAAATGAAGATATGCAGGTTATGATAAAGTATCTACAACCGCGCTACAAAACTATGCCGAGAACGACACTTCGTTACGCAATTGAGAAATTAGATAAAGAGATACAACAAAAATATCTCAAAGGATTAATATAA